A DNA window from Sulfitobacter sp. BSw21498 contains the following coding sequences:
- the urtA gene encoding urea ABC transporter substrate-binding protein, whose protein sequence is MTTFTKLAACATAALMGSTSLVMAQDCADPVKVGVLHSLSGTMAISETTLKDTMLMLIDAQNEKGGVLGCQIEAVVVDPASDWPLFAEKARELLTVNEVDVIFGNWTSVSRKSVLPVIEELNGLLFYPVQYEGEESSKNVFYTGAAPNQQAIPAVDYFLEELGVEKFALLGTDYVYPRTTNNILKSYLMSKGIAEEDIFVNYTPFGQSDWATIVGDVVALGEDGKQVGVVSTINGDANIGFYKELAAADVSADDIPVVAFSVGEEELSGLDTSNLVGHLAAWNYFMSADTPANAEFIEQWKTSIGDDKRVTNDPMEAHYIGFNMWVNAVEQAGTTDVDAVRSAMYGQTFPNLTGGTAEMLVNHHLSKPVLIGEITADGQFDIISQTDPVAGDAWTDFLPESAVLTSDWKELECGMYNTETETCVQLTSNY, encoded by the coding sequence ATGACAACATTCACCAAACTCGCTGCCTGCGCGACTGCCGCGCTGATGGGCTCCACCTCGCTGGTGATGGCGCAGGACTGTGCCGATCCGGTTAAGGTCGGCGTGCTGCACTCGCTGTCGGGGACCATGGCGATTTCCGAGACGACGTTGAAAGACACCATGCTGATGTTGATCGACGCGCAGAACGAAAAAGGCGGCGTACTGGGCTGTCAGATCGAGGCGGTCGTGGTTGACCCTGCCTCCGACTGGCCCTTGTTCGCGGAGAAAGCACGCGAGCTGCTGACCGTGAACGAAGTCGATGTGATCTTTGGCAACTGGACATCCGTGTCGCGCAAATCCGTGCTGCCCGTCATCGAAGAGCTGAACGGCCTGCTGTTCTACCCCGTGCAATATGAGGGCGAGGAATCGTCCAAGAACGTGTTCTACACCGGTGCTGCCCCCAACCAGCAGGCGATCCCTGCGGTTGATTACTTCCTCGAAGAACTGGGCGTCGAGAAATTTGCCTTGCTGGGCACCGATTATGTGTACCCGCGTACCACCAACAACATTCTGAAATCCTACCTGATGTCCAAGGGCATTGCCGAAGAAGACATCTTTGTGAACTACACACCGTTCGGTCAATCCGATTGGGCAACGATCGTGGGCGATGTCGTGGCACTGGGCGAGGACGGCAAGCAGGTCGGCGTTGTATCGACCATCAACGGCGACGCGAACATCGGCTTTTACAAGGAACTCGCAGCGGCGGATGTGTCGGCGGATGATATTCCGGTTGTTGCGTTCTCGGTTGGCGAAGAAGAGCTGTCAGGTCTCGATACGTCAAACCTTGTCGGGCATCTGGCGGCGTGGAACTACTTTATGTCCGCAGATACCCCCGCGAACGCCGAATTTATCGAACAGTGGAAAACATCCATTGGCGACGACAAGCGCGTGACGAACGACCCCATGGAGGCGCATTATATTGGCTTTAACATGTGGGTGAACGCGGTTGAACAAGCCGGGACCACCGATGTCGATGCCGTGCGCAGCGCCATGTACGGGCAGACCTTCCCGAACCTGACAGGCGGCACCGCCGAGATGCTGGTGAACCACCACCTGTCCAAGCCCGTCCTCATTGGCGAGATCACAGCCGACGGGCAGTTCGACATCATCAGCCAGACTGATCCTGTCGCAGGCGATGCGTGGACAGATTTCCTGCCCGAAAGCGCTGTGCTGACCTCTGACTGGAAAGAGCTGGAATGCGGCATGTACAACACTGAAACGGAAACCTGCGTTCAGTTGACCTCTAACTACTGA